A window of the Hevea brasiliensis isolate MT/VB/25A 57/8 chromosome 6, ASM3005281v1, whole genome shotgun sequence genome harbors these coding sequences:
- the LOC110664540 gene encoding putative lipid-transfer protein DIR1 — protein MERVQKLFLVIAVLLAVISSNRLLQLSNAQTICNMPVAGLMACKPAVTPPNPAAPTSDCCSALSHADIRCLCSYKNSKLLPSLGIDPNLAIQLPAKCKLPHPANC, from the coding sequence ATGGAAAGAGTCCAAAAGCTTTTTCTTGTGATTGCTGTGCTCCTTGCAGTAATCAGCAGCAACAGGTTGCTTCAGCTTTCTAATGCACAAACCATCTGCAACATGCCGGTGGCAGGACTAATGGCATGCAAGCCTGCTGTGACTCCTCCAAACCCTGCTGCTCCGACAAGCGACTGCTGCTCGGCTCTTTCCCACGCAGACATTCGGTGTCTATGCTCTTACAAGAATTCCAAGTTGCTTCCTTCTCTTGGGATTGATCCAAACCTTGCCATTCAGCTTCCAGCCAAGTGCAAGCTTCCTCACCCTGCCAACTGCTAG